One Citrus sinensis cultivar Valencia sweet orange chromosome 5, DVS_A1.0, whole genome shotgun sequence genomic window, tgaattatattaagtTGGATTATATTTGGTGCTGACTTATATTTTGAACAATATTTGATtagatttaaataaagttcaataatatttaagttaaaatttgaatctaaaattagttttaacttaaatactatttaacttcatttaaatataatataatctaatctaatctaaaaTTGCACCAAATATATGACATCACTACATATAATCTAacctaatctaatctaatctcaATACCCAATCAAATCTAATTCAGGATGCCAAACGTGATCAAATACAAAAGTTTTGTCCTTcagagtaaaataaaaaataaaagtgaaagACTCAGCATCTGTTGttatacatataaattaattgaaggaCAATAAAGCACGTTGATTGATGGCTTCTCGTTGGGTAGAATGATTGAATCGAAAAGACAAATGACGTCCCTTATTCAGAAAGACAAAAGAGGGATGTATATAGAATACCAGTGCGCGGTCTTAGAAACACCTATGAAACGATGTACAATTGTAGGtgatcaaaaattaaaaagaacaagGGATGTATTCGGAATGTTGGTACGGTGATTTTAGCATCGCCAGATATAGAAATTGGGCTAAAAAGGGGGTTCCCTTAATCGAATCACGTGCTTCCCACGTGCGATCGCGTCTTCGTCTCTTCCTCACTAACCATGATTATATTCAACAATGATTGAAGCATACACATATTAAATGCTCCAGGAGCACCCAACAAATTTTCCCTCTCAAGATCGGCATGTCCGCTAAATCAACTAAGATGAAAATCACAGACACAAGGACTTAACGGAAAAGCTCACCTGAAACTCATAAaaagctttcatttttttcataattttttttaaattatccaataaaacaaatataaatgaagCTTATTTTCTCACTTCTCGTTCTTTATCTCAATTTCTCTTCTGTTCTCACGAGAGGAGCCGAGCGTAGTTTATTCTCCACTTCGTTTTCAGGTCGTCTTCTTCATTTGATCTAATGAATTACGCGGGAGCTAATCAcgtttcatattttttttttcacctgtCGTTGACCTCTCTCTTTACTCTTCATTTGACTTCCATTTTACAACTACTGATCTTTGATTAATTCTGATTTTTCAGGTTCTACGAGACATTTATTTGAAGGCAATCCCTCAGAAACTAGGtattaataattgtaataattataattatctaTTAGTTTCAGCTTGtgtatcaatttttatttttattttttgttaattaagtTGTTGGTGACTCAGCTTTGATAAGGCTAAAAGCTATATGACTAATGCTGAATTAGAGAAAGCTGTGAAGGAGTTCGGGCGAAGATGCAGTAACATTTCGAGGATTTACaggtattattttttaatttttttaatgtattttggATATATGTTTGTGATTGAGTTGTTTTAATTCACGGTGGATGTGGAGCACAATCACTGACTCTCGAGTGTAAGTGGGTTTCGTGGTTAGTAAATTAGCTGCCAAGTATAATCGTGTGTTTATTAAACAGTATAGCTGTTGTGCCTTCAAAGTTCAAGAGTATGATTGTGAGATAATGAATGTTTCATGTGATTATTGgtattaatttgttcttcaTTTCTCTCTTTGAGGGGTTTTTGGATTGGATGTTTAGCATTGGAAAGAGTGTCAGTGGATTTCCGTTGGTAATAACAAACCCTTCTGCTGTTTAGAGTTGTATATTTAATGCCAAAAATTGTGTCTAAGTTGGTAATTTTTTCCCTTCATGTATTTGCTGTAGTGGGTGATTGAGATTTCGGACAAGCCTGGGGTGGAAGAGCCAGAACCTGCATTCAAGGTGAATGAAATATGTCATTTACATGAAAGGCTTGTGATAAACTTGGTTTGGGTGGAAGAACAGTTTGGTTTTGAATTCTCTTGGTtgttagttttattattcttgCTGTTTTATTTTCTGCTTGGAGTGCTAGTGAATTCTTTCTGTTTTCTTACTTTATCAATGCTTTAGTTATTCACTGTTGCttgcccccccccccttttttttttaaagttcttaAAGTTAAAATACTATGATGTAAAGATGTCTTATGAGGAAAACTACATAATAAGCCTCGTACAAATTATCCAATGAGGAGGACAATGTcttttaatatgtattttgagAATACTGTTGTTTTAAGTTCTTTTTTGCGCAATATTATCTACTTTGTAGCATTCataatcataatttatttttttctgacAGCTGGTTTTGAGAAATTCTTGTAATCTAATTTTTGGATACTTGATACTAATATGCTGATATTGCAGTTCATTGGAAATGTACATGGGGATGAACCTGTTGGTCGTGAGCTTCTGATACTTCTCGCAAACTGGATATGTGATAACCATGTGAAGGATTCTTTGGTGTgcctttattctttttaacttaacttgattttacttcttctttttcttgactGACATGGAAAATTATAATGTGCTTTATCTGCTGTTATTTTGCACGGGATCTTAATTATCATGTGCTTTATCTGCAGCTTGGGTGCCACATTTGACTGCTTTCTTGTTCTAAACTGTTATTTACTTGCTAGCCACTTCTTTGTAGTTCCACAGTCACAAATGATTATTTCATAGACTCCTAGATTTTGTGTCCAAATGCTTATCTTATCCTGGAATATTCTTTGGTCTGTACAGGCTAGGTTGATCGTGGAAAACATGCACCTTCATATACTTCCGTCAATGAATCCTGATGGGTATGCACTCAAGAGACGTGGTAATGCAAACAATATTGATCTAAATCGTGATTTTCCAGACCAGGTGATTTCTTGGAAATTTGGTTTTCCACAGTATTTGGACATTTCATAGCTATTTTTATTGCtagatttatttggttttctcttttttgtcTGATAGTGAAAAGGGATTTCTGGATTTGTATGGTTTactctttaaaaatttgaataataccATGTTACAGTTCTTTCCTATGAATAATGATGAGGAGGCATGTCAACCTGAAACAAGAGCAATTATGAGTTGGGTGCGACAAATACATTTCACAGCATCAGCCAGTTTGCATGGGGTAATTTCTCTTATTCAGTCTCTAAACTTGGTTAAGGGTACACATGGTGTTGTGTTTCCTCTCCATGCTTATTTCGTATTCCTTTGAGCAGTATTAATTCCCTAATACCTGCTAAGAATCAAAACTTGTTCACCAAGAAAATTTCTGGAGCAGAATACCTGCATTCAGATATTTGTTTTGGTAACTTGTGAGAGAACCAGTTTAAGCATGAGGAAAACCTTCTGAGTTTCGTTTGTTCTTTGTCTCTTCTTCTTAATTACTTGcattggggggggggggggggggcaaaaaaaaaagtagaaggTGATGTGGAGAGGCAGATTACAGAATGACTTAGAAACCATAGGAGAGTTATGAAACATTAAACTCATAAAGGAAACTGTGTTGCTAAGATGGTGGGTGCACAAGTTGATTACTCCATATGATGGGAGCACAAGTTTGCAAGATAGTGATTCTTTGTGAATATCATTGGCCAAGTGTTGTTCAGAATTCAATACAAATGGAGCTATTAAATGGGTAAGGACGTTGAGATTGTCTGTCTGACAGGTCCACCTTACGGCTCGTGAATGTTGATTTATCTAATAAGAGAGTCAATAGATATTCAGTTATAGAAGTATTCTTGGTTGAAGAAGACTATGCATAAAATTTGGAGAGAATGGTCCCTGATTATGGCTTTTGTTGTTTACAGGGTGCACTCGTTGCTAATTATCCATGGGATGGCACTCAAGATAAAAGGTGATTATTCTACCTATAAGGCTCACTTCTTCAAATAATAACTTTATGGCTCTGTCCCCTACCTTATTTTCCTTGTTGCCTCTTTACTTCATGCAGGTCTTTCTTACTGTCTGTCTATTGTAAAGTCATGAGTTTATTTATCTTCGGTAGGTTAGGTTACCATTGCTTAGTCAAACTGATgcaataatttcaaattacaattttagtGATATGTCTAGTAGACTTCATCTTCTAATCCTTAATTAGTATACATTTCTAATTTGTAATTAGTGATGCCACCATGATGTGATCTTCTGTCAGTTTCTAACCTATTTAAGTATTCTCGCATTTTAACAATAGCGAGGAATTTGTCTCTTTCAATGCTCTCTGTGTTGTCAAACAATTGACGGCATCTACATTTTGGTATATTGAATACAAAATCCCTATTGGCATctctttattaataaatttttaaaataatttttgaggTGGATAACCTATAGTATTAAATTAACTCAGAAGAAGTTCTATTCATGCTTTTTGGTGAAGTTTGTTTTACCTCTTATTCTTAACTAGTTGTGCTGAAGATGGTTTAATTTGGACCAATTTCAGGAGATATTATTATGGTTGTCCTGATGATGAAGCATTCCAGTTCCTGGCTAGTGTTTATAGTCGCTCACACTATAACATGTCTTTGAGCACGGAATTTCAAGGAGGGATTATCAATGGAGCTTCTTGGTATGATGGTGTAGAATAATTTAGTTATCCAGATAATATTAGAGAAGTAAATTGATGTGAAACTTGTAAAAGACTTAATATTCATTCTTCCAGTCATTCAACTAATAAACTTGTCAGATTTACGagttctctctttctctctctagctTTTGGATTCATTTTCGTTTGTTCGAAGTCATTCAATCATAACCTGCTGCAGGTATCCAATATATGGTGGCATGCAGGATtggaattatatatatggtgGCTGCTTTGAGTTGACATTGGAGATTAGTGATGACAAATGGCCTAGTGCTGAAGAGGTTGGATATCTGTGTTTACCATCTTCTCCTAATTTCTGGTAAATTTAAGCTTGGATGAAGAATTACACTGGAGAGTCAAAAGACACTCTCTGATTCCGGAAAACCTTTTCTTTCAGTAATATCTTTGGGAAGAGATGTAGTAGATAATGAAACAGTCTATTGTCCGCTTTTCCTTGTCATATGTGTGTGATAAGGTCAGaatttagaattgaaaaatGCTTGATTTGTCTTTTCATTAGGGGCCCTTTCAGTTCTATTAACATTAATAGTATTTGATTGTAACAAGTAGAATGACAACATATTGGTGACCTTCCTGCTGTCGTAAATGATGCCCCTTGACATACTAAGATCTTAGGAGATACATGCCTCTTCtgcattttactttttttgatTAAATACACAAAGATACTTTTACTTCCTTATTTTAACACACAAAACTTATGATTGTTTGTCATGGTTCGTCATTATTTCTATTCGACATCAGTTATATGTTGGTGTTTTATATTGTTTACCTGTTAGTATTCTATCATTGCTTGATTGTTTTGCTTTCACCATATGATTTTTCTTAACTGTTTGTGGGTTATGTTTTATAGGTTTGGATAGATATTTGGGATGAGCAGAGTAACTTTCCTTTTGCACTGTTTTTCTTACTCATCTAGTTGCTTACACCGAAATAAGAAGGGTCATCTAGTCATATAACCTGCTTTATCTGCATGCAGCTTCCTACAATCTGGGAATACAACAAAATGAGCATGCTTAATCTTGTTGCAAGCCTTGTGAAGGTAGGATTTGAGTTGCctattctttttccttctccTGTAGAGTACCGTGATaccgttttttatttttgttcttgcaATTATAGTGTAGGTCCtccaattattaattaccatGTATAATCACATTTGTTTCATCAACAGAATCTTGCTTGTAATTAACCATTTATTCTTGTCTTAAAAGTATGGTTCTGGTCTTTATTCCATGGGATACATGGAAGACAAtaatctcattttttaaagaagcCATATCAAGTGTTTTGACATTTTAATGAATGTGACATATATCTATTTGGATTTTATACATCTGTAGACTGGCGTTCGTGGGAGGATCTTTTCATCAGACAGCGGAAGGCCATTGCCTGGCTCAATCACTATCAAGGGAATAAATTATACGGTATCTTCATAATTCTTACATGCATGCGTATTGTTTATATTTCCTTGTGTGCATGTGCTTGTCTCTTTGATTTTAACATGATTGATTCTGAAATTCTCTTGGGCGAGTTAGTTCGACATATAAAACTGTTGTCTCAGCTTTTCTTCACTTAACATGTGCATTAATGGTGTTACTTTTGGAATTGTTGAACAGGTTAATGCTGGTAGAGCATTTGCTGATTACTACAGACTGCTCACACCTGGCAAGAGATATGAAGGTATCTAAAGTTTCCTTTCaggaattgattttctttttctttttttttttaaatgtcttTACGCATATGGGAATTTTCAAGTacaaatgactaaaatagAGTGGCTGATGGAGGTTATTTGAGAAGTCCTGATTAGAAGTTCTTCTCCTGAAACAGAAATCTTTTACTGATGGCAAAAGTATGAAATGCTCATACATATCACAACACAAATGATAACATTTCGATAATGACTTTCCCGACAGCTAGTAGAATTAgagcaaataaatattttctccaaTTCCAATATTCCTGATATGGGCTTAAACAATCTGCTGTAGTTATGGCCAGTATGCCCGGGTACAAACCGAAGTCCACGTCTATCTGGTTGGAAGAAACAGCTACGGCAGATTTTATTCTTGACCCAGATAGCGCACTCGAGGATAACACACCACGAAGCATTTGTGACTGCAGCTGTGACAGTAAGGCGAAACTTGTCCTGCTGGAGTTTCTTTTGGGGTTCCACGTGgaagtttgttttgttttgattgttattGGAGCATTACTTTGCTTTTTATTAAAGAGGAGACAGAAATTCACACTTGGAAAACACAAACAGTCACCAAAAAGGTCAGTTGTGGTATAGAAGTCTTTGTGTGTACATCATGTGAAACCTAATTgtatattatgttgtattaaaaagataaaataaaatatacacacacattgaagattgtgtttttttatatattaaaatatgtattttttttatttttttatgatttcttcactttattaaaatgaacaTGTCCTTATTAGGAAACTATTCTATTTCTATTTCTTGTGCATCATGATTCTTACTGCTGCAATCGtatcatatttttcattcaatataTAGTCAAGTTCCCTTTCTATCTTAATGACCGATCAGCTTTAAAGCAGCACCACCATAGCATtcactatttaaaaaaatggttaaaattattttactcgTCCGGTGAACAAGAGCCCTAGATTATGATTATAGAGTAAAAAACCCATTATGTTGGGAATTGAGATCCACAACAGAGACTCTCAGTTAGGAAATATGAGTCGGAGCAAAGCATTTTAATGGAACAATTCATCATCATTTTCCAATCATGGAGAAAACCGGAAGTTGCTTGGGAGGATCTTTgcataaattgataaaattatttgactcGTCTAGTCTACAAGAGCTCTGTGACATAATTACAGGGTAACAACAGAAACTAACTAAAATCAATATCACGCATTCCTCTTCATTTTAGTTTTCACAGGCAACATTATCTTCGACTACTGTTGTTGTGGATATGACTGCACCAGTTGCGGCACAAAACTGGGGATGAAACAAGACAAACAAAACCCACCAAGCTCATAATGGAtaataaacatttaaaaatatcaaattatggAGCATATATAATATCGCATAAACTTTGAACTTCTTAGGGGTACATGGAGGATCccattagataaaataaataaaacccgGATACTAAGCATAAACTTCTTATAAGAGGTAACTTATCAACATTTCATTATGCTTTGCTTCATAACCGCTGCCAAGTGGCCAAGTTTGGTAATCACATGCAAAGCTTAGCAACAAACACCTGGCAAAGACACCgggttaatttttatatccGGCTATTGCGCCTTGTCCTTCATCATCGAATAATGGGAAGCTTGCTGcaaataccaaaattatttattccaAGAGTAATCTGCAAAAAGCAAATTGCATATACTGACAAAACACAATGTTAAATAGTTCCACTAAAATGGACAACtagttcttatttttcaatcatCAGCTCTTTTGTAAATGTAAGTGTTCACAATTAGTTTCAATGACAATATAATTCAGCAAAACTGTTACTACAGCCGCAATTTAgcattttaataaatcttaCAACTTCAAACACAAAATAGATAAAGAGAAATCATGACACCTTAGCAAAGACTGGCAAGTTTGGCAATCAGCAAATGGTTTTCAGGAGAGATGCTTGAAGGGACATACTTAACGAGCTTGGCTTCTAACCCTTGTTCCTTCATCCACATCAATCTACCCGCATCAATGATCTGCTTGCACATAAATCCCAACACTGCCCTTTCAACTGCCTTCATATTCCTCACGATGTCTTCAACTCCCACTGGAAGCCCGCTACCTAATTCTTTCTCACTGCAGACATGTAAAAACCGTGTAATAGATGATAAACTGTAAAGAGAGTGAGAAAAAGTTCTATTCTATATAGGAAAACATTGAGATTATTAACAAACAAAGATAGCACCATTTGAATAAACATAAGTTCAAAGAGGTTACATCGATTCTAAATGCATTCTGCTATCAGTAAAATCGAGATGATCTAAACCATGATCAGCATCTACCGCCCAGCTGGTAAACCAAGAAATTGCATGAAATTCTTCCTTTGTGATCCCTAGAttcaacatatattttttatctgtAGGAAGGCCAAAGTAGCACGGTCAGCCTAGAACTGAACGATCTGTGCAATTTTGGTAACTGGTTGTATATTAATTATGTGAGGCAGGCaatatttttacttgtatAGTGTTTCCACTGGCAATGATGATGGCAACATGTTGCTATAGAAAGACCTCTGATGTAATTGTTACTGCTGCAGTGTTCAACATTATCTTGTGTATATTGTTCCATCAAACAGCATCTTAGAGCCAAATCTGCAGAAAAAAGTTTTTCAATTAGAAAAACAGAATGCAGTCAATGAAGCAATCTCGTGCAACTGATAGTTATTTACATTTAACATTCTACTACAAGCTTCATAGTTAAAAACGTGCAAATTACCTGTGGCAGGACCACAGAGATGTTTACCAATTGCCAGATAAGGAACATTCCTTAATGACTCCACAGCACTCAGGTCCAAATCCTCAACTGCAGAAGTAGGATTTATAATGTATCAAGTGCAGAAAAGTAAGGAATATGCAAACCAACTTTCATCTAATGGACTGCATTCCAGAATGTATgcaaaaaataagaaacattttcttttaaaaaaaaatgtatactGATTAACTATCAGTTGcaaatataatcattatatatCCAGTAGAAAAGAAGTGCAGGATTAGGTTATGCGTGATCTTCTAATTACATAAGCTCCTAGAAGGGGATCAAAAGTGTTCAAAAGTTCATCAACCTTATAACCTTACACCATTT contains:
- the LOC102628512 gene encoding carboxypeptidase SOL1 isoform X1 encodes the protein MKLIFSLLVLYLNFSSVLTRGAERSLFSTSFSDFSGSTRHLFEGNPSETSFDKAKSYMTNAELEKAVKEFGRRCSNISRIYSIGKSVSGFPLWVIEISDKPGVEEPEPAFKFIGNVHGDEPVGRELLILLANWICDNHVKDSLARLIVENMHLHILPSMNPDGYALKRRGNANNIDLNRDFPDQFFPMNNDEEACQPETRAIMSWVRQIHFTASASLHGGALVANYPWDGTQDKRRYYYGCPDDEAFQFLASVYSRSHYNMSLSTEFQGGIINGASWYPIYGGMQDWNYIYGGCFELTLEISDDKWPSAEELPTIWEYNKMSMLNLVASLVKTGVRGRIFSSDSGRPLPGSITIKGINYTVNAGRAFADYYRLLTPGKRYEVMASMPGYKPKSTSIWLEETATADFILDPDSALEDNTPRSICDCSCDSKAKLVLLEFLLGFHVEVCFVLIVIGALLCFLLKRRQKFTLGKHKQSPKRSVVV
- the LOC102628512 gene encoding carboxypeptidase SOL1 isoform X4 — encoded protein: MKLIFSLLVLYLNFSSVLTRGAERSLFSTSFSGSTRHLFEGNPSETSFDKAKSYMTNAELEKAVKEFGRRCSNISRIYSIGKSVSGFPLWVIEISDKPGVEEPEPAFKFIGNVHGDEPVGRELLILLANWICDNHVKDSLARLIVENMHLHILPSMNPDGYALKRRGNANNIDLNRDFPDQFFPMNNDEEACQPETRAIMSWVRQIHFTASASLHGGALVANYPWDGTQDKRRYYYGCPDDEAFQFLASVYSRSHYNMSLSTEFQGGIINGASWYPIYGGMQDWNYIYGGCFELTLEISDDKWPSAEELPTIWEYNKMSMLNLVASLVKTGVRGRIFSSDSGRPLPGSITIKGINYTVNAGRAFADYYRLLTPGKRYEVMASMPGYKPKSTSIWLEETATADFILDPDSALEDNTPRSICDCSCDSKAKLVLLEFLLGFHVEVCFVLIVIGALLCFLLKRRQKFTLGKHKQSPKRSVVV
- the LOC102628512 gene encoding carboxypeptidase SOL1 isoform X2, whose translation is MKLIFSLLFFFFNLNFSSVLARGPERSLLSTSFSGSTRHLFEGNPSETSFDKAKSYMTNAELEKAVKEFGRRCSNISRIYSIGKSVSGFPLWVIEISDKPGVEEPEPAFKFIGNVHGDEPVGRELLILLANWICDNHVKDSLARLIVENMHLHILPSMNPDGYALKRRGNANNIDLNRDFPDQFFPMNNDEEACQPETRAIMSWVRQIHFTASASLHGGALVANYPWDGTQDKRRYYYGCPDDEAFQFLASVYSRSHYNMSLSTEFQGGIINGASWYPIYGGMQDWNYIYGGCFELTLEISDDKWPSAEELPTIWEYNKMSMLNLVASLVKTGVRGRIFSSDSGRPLPGSITIKGINYTVNAGRAFADYYRLLTPGKRYEVMASMPGYKPKSTSIWLEETATADFILDPDSALEDNTPRSICDCSCDSKAKLVLLEFLLGFHVEVCFVLIVIGALLCFLLKRRQKFTLGKHKQSPKRSVVV
- the LOC102628512 gene encoding carboxypeptidase SOL1 isoform X5, whose product is MKLIFSLLVLYLNFSSVLTRGADRSLFSTSFSGSTRHLFEGNPSETSFDKAKSYMTNAELEKAVKEFGRRCSNISRIYSIGKSVSGFPLWVIEISDKPGVEEPEPAFKFIGNVHGDEPVGRELLILLANWICDNHVKDSLARLIVENMHLHILPSMNPDGYALKRRGNANNIDLNRDFPDQFFPMNNDEEACQPETRAIMSWVRQIHFTASASLHGGALVANYPWDGTQDKRRYYYGCPDDEAFQFLASVYSRSHYNMSLSTEFQGGIINGASWYPIYGGMQDWNYIYGGCFELTLEISDDKWPSAEELPTIWEYNKMSMLNLVASLVKTGVRGRIFSSDSGRPLPGSITIKGINYTVNAGRAFADYYRLLTPGKRYEVMASMPGYKPKSTSIWLEETATADFILDPDSALEDNTPRSICDCSCDSKAKLVLLEFLLGFHVEVCFVLIVIGALLCFLLKRRQKFTLGKHKQSPKRSVVV
- the LOC102628512 gene encoding carboxypeptidase SOL1 isoform X9, giving the protein MFSIGKSVSGFPLWVIEISDKPGVEEPEPAFKFIGNVHGDEPVGRELLILLANWICDNHVKDSLARLIVENMHLHILPSMNPDGYALKRRGNANNIDLNRDFPDQFFPMNNDEEACQPETRAIMSWVRQIHFTASASLHGGALVANYPWDGTQDKRRYYYGCPDDEAFQFLASVYSRSHYNMSLSTEFQGGIINGASWYPIYGGMQDWNYIYGGCFELTLEISDDKWPSAEELPTIWEYNKMSMLNLVASLVKTGVRGRIFSSDSGRPLPGSITIKGINYTVNAGRAFADYYRLLTPGKRYEVMASMPGYKPKSTSIWLEETATADFILDPDSALEDNTPRSICDCSCDSKAKLVLLEFLLGFHVEVCFVLIVIGALLCFLLKRRQKFTLGKHKQSPKRSVVV
- the LOC102628512 gene encoding carboxypeptidase SOL1 isoform X10; this encodes MFSIGKSVSGFPLWVIEILDKPGVEEPEPPFKFIGNVHGDEPVGRELLILLANWICDNHVKDSLARLIVENMHLHILPSMNPDGYALKRRGNANNIDLNRDFPDQFFPMNNDEEACQPETRAIMSWVRQIHFTASASLHGGALVANYPWDGTQDKRRYYYGCPDDEAFQFLASVYSRSHYNMSLSTEFQGGIINGASWYPIYGGMQDWNYIYGGCFELTLEISDDKWPSAEELPTIWEYNKMSMLNLVASLVKTGVRGRIFSSDSGRPLPGSITIKGINYTVNAGRAFADYYRLLTPGKRYEVMASMPGYKPKSTSIWLEETATADFILDPDSALEDNTPRSICDCSCDSKAKLVLLEFLLGFHVEVCFVLIVIGALLCFLLKRRQKFTLGKHKQSPKRSVVV
- the LOC102628512 gene encoding carboxypeptidase SOL1 isoform X7, with the protein product MKLIFSLLVLYLNFSSVLTRGADRSLFSTSFSGSTRHLFEGNPSETSFDKAKGHVTNAELEKAVKEFRQRCSNISRICCIGKSVSGFPLWVIEILDKPGVEEPEPPFKFIGNVHGDEPVGRELLILLANWICDNHVKDSLARLIVENMHLHILPSMNPDGYALKRRGNANNIDLNRDFPDQFFPMNNDEEACQPETRAIMSWVRQIHFTASASLHGGALVANYPWDGTQDKRRYYYGCPDDEAFQFLASVYSRSHYNMSLSTEFQGGIINGASWYPIYGGMQDWNYIYGGCFELTLEISDDKWPSAEELPTIWEYNKMSMLNLVASLVKTGVRGRIFSSDSGRPLPGSITIKGINYTVNAGRAFADYYRLLTPGKRYEVMASMPGYKPKSTSIWLEETATADFILDPDSALEDNTPRSICDCSCDSKAKLVLLEFLLGFHVEVCFVLIVIGALLCFLLKRRQKFTLGKHKQSPKRSVVV
- the LOC102628512 gene encoding carboxypeptidase SOL1 isoform X3 — its product is MKLIFSLLFFFFNLNFSSVLARGPERSLLSTSFSGSTGHLFEGNPSETSFDKAKGHVTNAELEKAVKEFRQRCSNISRICCIGKSVSGFPLWVIEILDKPGVEEPEPPFKFIGNVHGDEPVGRELLILLANWICDNHVKDSLARLIVENMHLHILPSMNPDGYALKRRGNANNIDLNRDFPDQFFPMNNDEEACQPETRAIMSWVRQIHFTASASLHGGALVANYPWDGTQDKRRYYYGCPDDEAFQFLASVYSRSHYNMSLSTEFQGGIINGASWYPIYGGMQDWNYIYGGCFELTLEISDDKWPSAEELPTIWEYNKMSMLNLVASLVKTGVRGRIFSSDSGRPLPGSITIKGINYTVNAGRAFADYYRLLTPGKRYEVMASMPGYKPKSTSIWLEETATADFILDPDSALEDNTPRSICDCSCDSKAKLVLLEFLLGFHVEVCFVLIVIGALLCFLLKRRQKFTLGKHKQSPKRSVVV
- the LOC102628512 gene encoding carboxypeptidase SOL1 isoform X6; translated protein: MKLIFSLLVLYLNFSSVLTRGADRSLFSTSFSGSTGHLFEGNPSETSFDKAKGHVTNAELEKAVKEFRQRCSNISRICCIGKSVSGFPLWVIEILDKPGVEEPEPPFKFIGNVHGDEPVGRELLILLANWICDNHVKDSLARLIVENMHLHILPSMNPDGYALKRRGNANNIDLNRDFPDQFFPMNNDEEACQPETRAIMSWVRQIHFTASASLHGGALVANYPWDGTQDKRRYYYGCPDDEAFQFLASVYSRSHYNMSLSTEFQGGIINGASWYPIYGGMQDWNYIYGGCFELTLEISDDKWPSAEELPTIWEYNKMSMLNLVASLVKTGVRGRIFSSDSGRPLPGSITIKGINYTVNAGRAFADYYRLLTPGKRYEVMASMPGYKPKSTSIWLEETATADFILDPDSALEDNTPRSICDCSCDSKAKLVLLEFLLGFHVEVCFVLIVIGALLCFLLKRRQKFTLGKHKQSPKRSVVV
- the LOC102628512 gene encoding carboxypeptidase SOL1 isoform X11; this encodes MFSIGKSVSGFPLWVIEILDKPGVEEPEPPFKFIGNVHGDEPVGRELLILLANWICNNHMKDPLVRLIAENMHLHIFPSMNPDGYALKRRGNENNTVLNRDFPYQFFPMNNDEEACQPETRAIMSWVRQIHFTASASLHGGALVANYPWDGTQDKRRYYYGCPDDEAFQFLASVYSRSHYNMSLSTEFQGGIINGASWYPIYGGMQDWNYIYGGCFELTLEISDDKWPSAEELPTIWEYNKMSMLNLVASLVKTGVRGRIFSSDSGRPLPGSITIKGINYTVNAGRAFADYYRLLTPGKRYEVMASMPGYKPKSTSIWLEETATADFILDPDSALEDNTPRSICDCSCDSKAKLVLLEFLLGFHVEVCFVLIVIGALLCFLLKRRQKFTLGKHKQSPKRSVVV
- the LOC102628512 gene encoding carboxypeptidase SOL1 isoform X8 — translated: MKLIFSLLFFFFNLNFSSVLARGPERSLLSTSFSGSTGHLFEGNPSETSFDKAKGHVTNAELEKAVKEFRQRCSNISRICCMMILQFIGNVHGDEPVGRELLILLANWICNNHMKDPLVRLIAENMHLHIFPSMNPDGYALKRRGNENNTVLNRDFPYQFFPMNNDEEACQPETRAIMSWVRQIHFTASASLHGGALVANYPWDGTQDKRRYYYGCPDDEAFQFLASVYSRSHYNMSLSTEFQGGIINGASWYPIYGGMQDWNYIYGGCFELTLEISDDKWPSAEELPTIWEYNKMSMLNLVASLVKTGVRGRIFSSDSGRPLPGSITIKGINYTVNAGRAFADYYRLLTPGKRYEVMASMPGYKPKSTSIWLEETATADFILDPDSALEDNTPRSICDCSCDSKAKLVLLEFLLGFHVEVCFVLIVIGALLCFLLKRRQKFTLGKHKQSPKRSVVV